One window of Salegentibacter sp. Hel_I_6 genomic DNA carries:
- the rlmB gene encoding 23S rRNA (guanosine(2251)-2'-O)-methyltransferase RlmB has product MEETTRIFGIRAVIEAIQGGKSIDKVYIQKGLSGPLYQELNHLIQKGSYNISFVPEEKLYKLSKGNHQGVVATISPIKFGNLEETIERILTKKTTPLFLLLDQITDVRNFGAIIRTAECTGLDAIIIPEKGGAPLNADTVKTSAGGVFNLPIVKVNHIKDAVFYLQSSGVQIVAATEKTDDTVYDVDFKQPSAIVMGNEAKGVSNSILKSVDKKAKLPMFGKIESLNVSVACGVFLYEAIRQRQIS; this is encoded by the coding sequence ATGGAAGAAACTACACGTATTTTTGGAATTAGAGCGGTTATTGAAGCTATCCAGGGTGGAAAGAGTATTGATAAGGTATATATACAAAAAGGACTCTCAGGACCTTTATATCAGGAATTGAACCATCTTATTCAAAAAGGAAGTTATAATATCTCTTTTGTTCCCGAAGAAAAGCTTTATAAGCTTTCTAAGGGGAATCATCAGGGTGTGGTAGCCACCATTTCACCAATTAAATTTGGAAATCTGGAAGAAACTATAGAAAGAATTCTTACAAAAAAAACTACTCCCCTTTTCCTTCTGTTAGACCAGATTACCGATGTTCGTAATTTTGGTGCGATTATAAGAACTGCAGAATGTACCGGTTTAGATGCGATAATAATTCCGGAAAAAGGAGGCGCACCACTAAATGCTGATACCGTTAAAACCTCTGCCGGCGGAGTTTTCAACTTGCCAATTGTAAAAGTGAATCATATAAAAGATGCGGTTTTCTATCTACAATCTTCAGGAGTACAAATAGTAGCCGCTACAGAAAAAACAGATGATACTGTTTATGATGTAGATTTTAAACAGCCTTCAGCGATTGTTATGGGTAACGAAGCTAAAGGAGTTTCAAATTCAATTTTGAAAAGTGTAGACAAAAAAGCTAAGCTTCCTATGTTTGGCAAAATTGAATCGTTAAATGTATCGGTAGCCTGTGGAGTATTTTTATACGAAGCAATTAGACAACGTCAAATATCCTAA
- a CDS encoding SusD/RagB family nutrient-binding outer membrane lipoprotein yields MKKYILTFIALATLWSCQTDEQYEDLNRDPKNPTDVAADFLFTSATKDLARQMASPNVNINIFRFISQYWTTTTYLDEPNYNINNRNIPQNHWNRLYRWSIFNLMDAKEKVQEEALLSDAEKTTRIAQIEVLEIYTWQVLVDTFGDIPYTEALGGADNISPAYDDAETIYNDLISRISTASANLSAGQGFAGATDLLYNGDMGKWEKFANSLQLRLAMQVSDVNPSLAQTNAEEAYSNGVFESNADNALLPFQSAPPNTNPLWEDLVQSGRSDYVSANTVVDVLNELDDPRRSAYLDTNLGEDTYVGGVYGASNSFQNFTHVGDPFRDPTNPGILMDYAEVRFLLADAAQNGFAVGGSAEEHYEAAITASMEYWNVAEGEIEDYLSDGDVAYDGSEDQLATQFWLAMYDNPFQGWNVWRRFDAPEFNLPASTGNDVPVRYTYPINEQNLNEANWSAASDAIGGDEQGTNIFWDVE; encoded by the coding sequence ATGAAAAAATATATATTAACTTTTATTGCTCTAGCAACGCTTTGGTCTTGCCAAACTGATGAGCAATATGAAGATCTCAATAGAGATCCTAAGAATCCGACGGACGTAGCTGCAGACTTCTTGTTTACCAGTGCAACTAAAGATTTGGCCAGACAAATGGCAAGTCCTAACGTTAACATTAACATTTTTAGATTTATATCGCAGTACTGGACAACTACAACTTATTTAGATGAGCCAAACTACAATATAAACAATAGAAACATCCCACAAAATCACTGGAATAGGTTATACAGATGGAGCATTTTCAACCTTATGGATGCCAAGGAGAAGGTTCAGGAAGAAGCCCTTCTTAGCGATGCAGAAAAAACAACAAGAATTGCTCAAATTGAAGTTTTAGAAATTTACACCTGGCAGGTTCTTGTAGATACTTTTGGTGATATTCCTTATACTGAAGCATTAGGAGGTGCGGATAATATTTCTCCAGCCTATGATGACGCTGAAACTATTTACAATGATTTAATCTCAAGAATAAGCACTGCTAGTGCTAACCTAAGTGCAGGACAGGGTTTTGCAGGCGCAACAGATCTTCTTTATAACGGAGATATGGGGAAATGGGAAAAATTTGCAAACTCTCTACAATTAAGATTGGCTATGCAAGTTTCTGATGTAAACCCATCATTAGCCCAAACAAATGCTGAAGAAGCATATTCTAACGGAGTTTTTGAAAGCAATGCCGACAATGCTTTATTACCTTTCCAGTCTGCACCACCAAATACCAACCCATTATGGGAAGACCTAGTACAGAGTGGACGTTCAGATTACGTTTCAGCTAACACTGTAGTAGATGTATTAAATGAGCTTGATGATCCAAGAAGATCAGCTTACCTTGATACTAACTTAGGTGAAGACACCTATGTAGGTGGAGTTTATGGAGCAAGTAATTCGTTCCAAAATTTCACACATGTTGGAGATCCATTTAGGGATCCTACCAATCCTGGAATCTTAATGGACTATGCCGAGGTAAGATTCTTACTTGCCGATGCTGCTCAAAACGGATTCGCTGTAGGCGGTTCTGCCGAAGAGCATTATGAGGCTGCCATTACTGCTTCTATGGAATACTGGAATGTTGCTGAAGGAGAAATTGAAGATTACCTATCAGATGGTGATGTAGCCTACGATGGTTCAGAAGACCAATTGGCAACTCAGTTCTGGTTAGCGATGTATGACAATCCTTTCCAGGGATGGAATGTATGGAGAAGGTTTGACGCTCCGGAATTCAATCTACCTGCGAGTACAGGAAATGATGTACCGGTACGTTACACTTACCCAATTAACGAGCAAAACCTAAACGAAGCTAACTGGAGTGCTGCTTCAGATGCTATTGGAGGAGACGAACAGGGAACTAACATTTTCTGGGACGTTGAGTAA
- a CDS encoding SusC/RagA family TonB-linked outer membrane protein, with protein sequence MRTKFSSILTLLLVLVVQITFAQERTITGTVVDEDGLPLPGVTVLIEGTSTGTQTDFDGNYSIAATEGDVLVYSFVGMETAEYTVANNDTIDVTLSTDSAQLDEVVVTALGIQREKKSLGYATQEVEGAEVSDVPTTNFMNSLSGKVAGLNIKSSGTMGGSTNIVIRGNASLTGNNQALFVIDGTPISNETPNTADQQGGRGGYDYGNAASDINPNDIESINVLKGAAATALYGARAANGVIIIETKKGSKQKGIGISINSTFMTSSVDDNTLPVYQDQYGAGYGAFYDTPFFNRYNNLDLPDGFDPNIPFVPFTEDVSMGGRFEGQPIYQWNSIYPQLDTYQQATPWEAAQNTPNDFWERGYTAINSVALDGGNETSTFRLSVTNLNNQGNLPNSRIKRNTIKFSGNHEFTDDFSASANITYTKTDGKGRYGTGYDSENPMQQFRQWWQTNVDVYEQRDAYLATGQNITWNPNSPTNRTPIYMDNPYWTRYENFQTDTRNRYFGNINLNYEINDIFSVLGRFSFDTYDELQEERRNVGSVGVSGYSRYNGRGAEYNYDLILNANTDIAEGLNFDGNLGWNLRRNENSSIRASTNGGLNAPSFYALSNSVDPILPPNEYDATRMIDGIYARASLGYLDTYFVEGTIRRDRSSTLPAENNTFYYPSISTSLLLSNIVEADWLNFAKVRANYAEVGNDALPFSVLNTYVLSTPFAGAGIAGNQAVLNNANLSPERTKSYEVGLEANFFDRRIGFDVSYYNSQTEDQITPVPVSMASGFTSVFFNAGTVENKGIEASIRLNPVRTEDFNWNMNINWARNRSEVLSLAQGIDNLQIGPSLQGGVTINAAPGEPYGAIRGTDYIYDDSGNKVVGADGFYLRSANNNEIIGNIQPDWTGGLQNTFQYKNLSLSFLIDVQKGGDIFSLDTWYGFATGMFDQTVGTNDLGNPMRNSLAEGGGIILPGVTQDGQPNNKRAPFDSHINPYGYARDANKGHVYDASFVKLREVNLTYALSEKITDRLPFTRASFSVIGRNLWIIHKNMPYSDPESGLSAGNTQGYQSGAYPMFREIGASLKLNF encoded by the coding sequence ATGAGAACAAAGTTTAGTAGTATTCTAACACTTTTATTGGTGTTAGTGGTGCAAATTACCTTTGCACAAGAACGAACGATTACCGGTACGGTAGTCGATGAAGACGGGTTACCCCTTCCGGGTGTAACCGTTTTAATTGAGGGAACCAGTACAGGTACCCAAACCGATTTTGACGGAAATTATTCCATTGCAGCCACTGAAGGCGATGTATTGGTTTACTCTTTCGTTGGAATGGAAACTGCAGAATACACTGTTGCAAATAATGACACTATAGATGTGACATTAAGTACAGATTCTGCCCAACTAGATGAAGTTGTTGTTACCGCTTTAGGTATTCAACGAGAAAAGAAATCTTTAGGTTATGCAACTCAGGAGGTTGAAGGCGCTGAAGTTTCTGATGTACCAACAACCAACTTCATGAACTCACTTTCCGGTAAAGTAGCTGGACTTAACATTAAGAGTTCTGGTACTATGGGAGGTTCTACGAATATTGTAATTCGTGGTAACGCTTCTTTAACTGGTAACAACCAGGCACTTTTCGTAATTGATGGTACTCCTATTAGTAACGAAACTCCTAACACTGCTGATCAGCAAGGTGGTCGTGGTGGTTATGATTATGGTAATGCCGCATCAGACATTAACCCAAACGACATTGAATCGATCAACGTATTAAAGGGGGCAGCTGCGACAGCACTTTATGGAGCAAGAGCTGCTAACGGTGTAATTATCATCGAAACTAAAAAAGGATCTAAACAAAAAGGGATTGGTATTTCTATCAATTCAACATTTATGACCTCTTCTGTGGATGATAATACGCTTCCTGTTTACCAGGATCAATATGGAGCTGGATATGGTGCATTCTATGACACCCCATTCTTTAACAGGTATAATAATTTAGATCTTCCTGATGGTTTTGATCCTAATATCCCATTTGTTCCTTTCACGGAAGATGTATCAATGGGGGGTCGTTTTGAAGGACAGCCAATTTACCAATGGAATTCTATTTACCCACAATTAGACACCTACCAACAAGCAACCCCTTGGGAAGCAGCACAAAACACACCTAACGATTTTTGGGAAAGAGGTTATACAGCTATAAACTCTGTGGCTTTAGATGGTGGTAACGAAACAAGTACTTTTAGACTTAGTGTAACTAACCTAAATAATCAAGGAAACCTACCTAATAGTAGAATTAAAAGAAATACTATTAAATTTAGCGGTAATCACGAATTTACGGATGATTTTAGCGCAAGCGCTAACATTACTTATACCAAAACAGACGGTAAAGGTAGATACGGTACGGGTTACGACTCAGAGAACCCAATGCAACAGTTTCGCCAGTGGTGGCAAACTAACGTAGATGTTTATGAACAAAGAGATGCTTATCTAGCTACAGGGCAAAACATCACATGGAATCCAAATAGTCCAACAAACCGCACACCAATCTATATGGACAACCCATATTGGACGCGTTATGAAAACTTCCAGACTGATACTCGTAACAGGTATTTTGGTAACATTAACCTGAACTATGAGATCAATGATATTTTTAGTGTTTTAGGACGTTTCTCATTTGATACGTACGATGAATTACAGGAAGAAAGAAGAAATGTAGGTAGTGTTGGTGTATCAGGATACTCTAGATACAACGGAAGAGGCGCTGAATACAACTACGATCTTATTTTGAACGCAAATACTGATATTGCTGAAGGATTAAATTTTGACGGGAACTTAGGATGGAACTTAAGAAGAAATGAGAACAGTTCTATTAGAGCTTCTACTAACGGTGGCCTTAATGCTCCAAGTTTTTATGCATTAAGCAATAGTGTTGATCCAATTTTACCTCCTAACGAATACGATGCCACAAGAATGATTGATGGTATTTATGCAAGAGCTAGTTTAGGTTATTTAGATACCTATTTTGTTGAAGGTACAATAAGAAGAGACCGTTCTTCTACACTACCTGCTGAAAACAATACTTTTTACTATCCATCTATTTCAACAAGTTTATTACTTTCTAATATCGTAGAGGCAGATTGGTTGAACTTTGCAAAAGTAAGGGCTAACTATGCTGAGGTTGGTAACGATGCTCTACCTTTTAGTGTACTTAACACTTATGTTCTTAGCACTCCTTTTGCAGGAGCAGGTATTGCCGGTAATCAAGCAGTCTTAAACAATGCTAATCTTAGCCCTGAAAGAACAAAGTCTTATGAAGTTGGTCTTGAGGCAAATTTCTTTGATAGGAGAATAGGTTTTGATGTATCATATTACAACAGCCAGACTGAAGATCAAATCACCCCGGTACCAGTATCTATGGCTTCTGGTTTTACTTCGGTATTTTTCAATGCAGGTACAGTTGAAAACAAAGGTATTGAAGCTTCTATACGTTTAAATCCTGTAAGAACTGAAGACTTTAACTGGAACATGAATATTAACTGGGCAAGAAACCGAAGTGAAGTTTTAAGCTTAGCACAGGGAATAGACAACCTTCAAATAGGCCCTTCTCTTCAAGGTGGTGTAACTATTAATGCCGCACCTGGTGAGCCTTATGGAGCCATAAGAGGTACAGATTACATCTACGATGACAGTGGCAATAAAGTTGTTGGAGCAGATGGTTTCTATTTAAGAAGTGCAAATAATAATGAAATCATTGGTAACATACAACCAGACTGGACCGGTGGTCTTCAAAACACTTTTCAATATAAAAACCTTAGCTTGAGTTTCTTAATCGATGTTCAAAAAGGTGGAGATATTTTCTCTCTTGATACCTGGTATGGTTTTGCAACCGGTATGTTTGACCAAACAGTTGGAACTAATGATCTAGGAAATCCAATGAGAAATTCTTTAGCTGAAGGTGGTGGCATCATTCTTCCTGGAGTTACACAAGATGGTCAGCCTAACAATAAAAGAGCTCCTTTTGATTCTCACATTAATCCTTATGGATATGCAAGAGATGCAAACAAAGGACATGTTTACGATGCTTCTTTCGTAAAACTTAGAGAGGTTAACCTAACTTATGCATTAAGCGAAAAAATAACTGATAGGTTACCATTTACAAGAGCTTCTTTTTCTGTAATTGGTAGGAACCTTTGGATTATTCATAAGAATATGCCATACTCTGATCCTGAATCAGGACTTAGTGCCGGTAATACTCAGGGATACCAATCTGGTGCTTATCCAATGTTTAGAGAAATAGGTGCAAGCCTTAAACTTAACTTTTAA
- a CDS encoding rhomboid family intramembrane serine protease: protein MKQANPFVFTTGVLGYPILFVLLIWIVFWFEIRFGISFNEFGVRPRDVKGLRGILFSPFIHGDLKHLFNNTIPLFVLSMSLFYFYRKISWQVLLIGLLLTGVLTWSIGRPANHIGASGIIYMLAAFLFFKGIFSKYYRLVALSLIVVFLYGGMLWYVTPVNPEISWEGHLSGLVSGFLLSLIYRKNIAKSPKYEWEKPDYNVEEDLFMKHFDENGNFIERRFEIEEDEEEPEDTSGITYRYFYKKSEDKT from the coding sequence TTGAAACAGGCTAATCCATTTGTGTTTACTACTGGTGTTTTGGGGTATCCCATTCTCTTTGTGCTGCTTATTTGGATAGTTTTCTGGTTTGAGATTCGCTTCGGAATTAGTTTTAATGAATTTGGGGTGCGCCCCAGAGATGTTAAAGGTTTACGTGGTATTCTATTTTCGCCTTTTATTCATGGTGACCTTAAGCATTTATTTAACAATACGATTCCGCTTTTTGTACTTTCCATGTCACTTTTTTATTTCTATAGGAAAATAAGTTGGCAGGTGCTACTCATTGGTCTTTTGCTTACCGGGGTTCTCACCTGGAGCATCGGAAGACCCGCAAATCATATTGGAGCTAGTGGGATTATCTATATGCTGGCTGCTTTTCTTTTTTTTAAAGGAATTTTTTCAAAATACTATCGCTTAGTAGCGCTTTCTTTAATCGTGGTTTTTTTATATGGAGGGATGCTATGGTACGTCACACCTGTAAATCCCGAAATTTCCTGGGAGGGCCACCTTTCAGGTTTGGTATCGGGTTTTTTACTCTCTTTAATTTATAGGAAGAATATAGCTAAAAGTCCTAAATACGAATGGGAGAAACCTGATTATAATGTAGAAGAAGATTTGTTTATGAAGCATTTTGATGAAAACGGAAATTTCATAGAAAGGCGTTTTGAGATTGAAGAAGATGAAGAAGAACCTGAAGATACTTCTGGAATAACTTATCGCTATTTCTATAAAAAATCAGAGGATAAAACTTAA
- a CDS encoding SusD/RagB family nutrient-binding outer membrane lipoprotein, which translates to MKYIKNNISKLAIICVAFLSSCDYDSTNQDPTRPGGENVELVAIVPAMQTQTHRNIGAVLGRYAGIITQQWEGVDAQQLQYTTYVIGENDTNNPWDFGLYTGSMRDAADIIERATNLEAPNTRGLAKIYMAINLGLATNAWGDVPYSEAFQGEDNLSPKYDDQEELYGVLQTLLSEAITDLNAEDPAGIQGDLVGGSNEQWISAAHGLKARFYIQQTIVNPNAAQMALDELDMATSSNTDQLDFFFENTQNGGHPLALFGFQRPNTMVIGDYFSNLMMGDPRMPLYMNESAGGTFRYFDANDPNLFWSKLDSPSPVISYAEVKFIEAEALERTGGDGTEAMEEAILANMSYLGVTTANANAYLSSIGSASIETIITEKYKALYGQSPMQIWNGYRRTGFPSITPNPDGENGNNPSGIIPRRLLYPISERQSNPDAYEAAIQAQGGHLLDDDIWVFPSN; encoded by the coding sequence ATGAAATATATAAAAAACAATATATCAAAATTAGCAATAATTTGTGTTGCATTTTTGAGCTCGTGTGATTATGATTCTACCAATCAGGATCCTACACGTCCTGGAGGTGAAAATGTGGAATTGGTAGCGATTGTGCCAGCGATGCAAACCCAAACCCATAGAAATATTGGTGCTGTCCTAGGTAGATATGCGGGTATAATAACCCAACAATGGGAAGGAGTTGATGCTCAGCAACTTCAATACACCACTTATGTAATAGGCGAAAACGACACCAACAATCCTTGGGACTTTGGTTTATACACAGGTTCAATGAGAGATGCTGCCGATATTATTGAAAGAGCCACGAACTTAGAGGCCCCTAATACAAGAGGTTTGGCTAAAATATACATGGCCATTAATTTAGGGTTGGCAACGAACGCCTGGGGAGACGTACCATACTCTGAAGCTTTTCAAGGGGAAGACAATTTATCCCCTAAATATGATGATCAGGAAGAATTGTATGGAGTTCTCCAAACACTTCTATCAGAAGCCATAACCGATTTAAATGCTGAAGATCCTGCAGGGATTCAAGGTGATTTAGTTGGAGGCAGCAATGAACAATGGATAAGTGCCGCCCACGGTCTTAAGGCGCGCTTTTATATTCAGCAAACTATTGTAAATCCTAATGCCGCACAAATGGCATTAGACGAATTAGATATGGCTACGAGCAGTAATACTGATCAATTAGACTTCTTTTTTGAGAATACGCAAAATGGTGGTCATCCTTTAGCACTCTTCGGATTCCAAAGACCAAACACAATGGTTATAGGAGATTATTTTTCGAATCTTATGATGGGTGACCCTAGAATGCCATTATATATGAATGAGAGCGCGGGTGGAACTTTTCGTTATTTTGACGCTAATGATCCTAACCTATTTTGGAGCAAACTAGATAGCCCTTCTCCGGTAATTAGCTATGCTGAAGTGAAGTTTATAGAAGCGGAAGCATTGGAAAGAACAGGTGGAGATGGCACCGAAGCAATGGAAGAAGCTATCTTAGCAAATATGAGCTACTTAGGAGTAACAACAGCAAATGCTAATGCATACCTTTCAAGTATTGGAAGCGCTAGTATAGAAACTATAATTACTGAAAAATATAAAGCGTTGTATGGTCAATCCCCAATGCAAATTTGGAACGGATATAGACGTACAGGATTCCCTAGTATAACACCAAACCCAGATGGAGAAAACGGAAATAACCCTTCAGGAATAATACCAAGAAGATTGTTATACCCAATTTCTGAAAGACAATCCAACCCAGATGCTTACGAAGCTGCAATTCAAGCTCAGGGAGGGCATTTATTAGATGACGATATTTGGGTTTTTCCAAGCAATTAA
- a CDS encoding DUF5723 family protein, with protein MWKLIYFFLIYSCVLSAQNKPLLFNVDDLPQTLMSNPGAQINFTGHIGIPLFSQIHLSAGSTGADLFDIFADDGTNINARVQETMRSLDSRDYFSVNQQLEIISMGWKLDRKNYLSAGIYQEMDLFSYFPKDPAILANEGNNNYLNEPFYFDDVSFTGEIMTVYHLGINHKFSRRLTVGARAKFYSSIFNAESTGNTGRFTTYTTPDGRNVYNHEVVDMDVLINTAGFAPLKEEEGMTVDQASAELLSRSFFGGNAGFGLDLGLSYILDEQFILSGSVQDLGAVFQRKEVENYRYFGAYETSGLEPLFPELDANDEALPYWDDFEDEVDRNLRDETTNESYTTWRPIKVNFAMEYGFGPAFLPCHYLTAKKVRYMSLLGMQLSGVKRPKGFVYTFTTYYDRKINENQRFKVSYSLDDYSLTNIGLMYTRTFNKFNVYLAANNLLAFPNLAKAHSASLQLGMQLIFNN; from the coding sequence ATGTGGAAACTTATTTATTTTTTTCTAATTTATTCCTGTGTGCTTTCCGCGCAAAATAAACCGCTGCTCTTTAATGTAGACGATCTTCCTCAAACCTTAATGAGCAATCCCGGGGCTCAAATAAATTTTACCGGCCATATTGGTATTCCGCTTTTTTCACAAATTCACTTATCAGCAGGTTCAACCGGCGCCGATCTCTTCGATATTTTTGCTGATGATGGTACAAATATTAATGCTCGCGTTCAGGAAACTATGCGAAGTTTGGATTCTAGAGATTATTTTTCGGTAAACCAGCAATTAGAAATTATTTCTATGGGCTGGAAGTTAGATAGAAAGAATTACCTCTCTGCCGGGATTTACCAGGAAATGGACTTATTTTCATATTTCCCCAAAGATCCGGCAATACTAGCCAATGAAGGAAATAATAATTATCTGAACGAACCATTTTATTTTGATGATGTTTCATTTACCGGTGAAATTATGACGGTTTATCATTTGGGCATTAATCATAAGTTCAGCAGGCGACTTACGGTAGGAGCTAGGGCTAAGTTTTATTCCAGCATCTTTAATGCTGAAAGTACAGGAAATACTGGCAGGTTTACAACTTACACCACGCCAGATGGAAGAAATGTCTACAATCACGAAGTTGTAGATATGGATGTGTTAATTAATACAGCTGGTTTTGCGCCGCTCAAAGAAGAGGAAGGTATGACCGTAGATCAGGCATCTGCCGAATTACTAAGTAGATCTTTTTTTGGAGGAAATGCTGGTTTTGGTCTAGATTTGGGACTTTCCTACATTCTAGACGAACAATTTATACTTTCCGGGTCTGTGCAGGATCTTGGGGCGGTTTTTCAACGCAAAGAGGTAGAGAATTATAGATATTTTGGCGCTTATGAAACCAGCGGCCTGGAACCTCTTTTTCCGGAACTGGATGCTAATGATGAGGCACTACCTTATTGGGATGATTTTGAAGACGAAGTAGACAGAAATTTAAGAGATGAAACTACTAATGAGTCTTATACCACCTGGCGCCCAATAAAAGTCAACTTTGCCATGGAATACGGTTTTGGACCTGCATTTTTACCATGTCATTATTTAACTGCTAAAAAAGTTAGGTATATGAGTTTATTGGGAATGCAACTTAGTGGAGTGAAGAGACCAAAGGGCTTTGTTTATACGTTTACTACTTATTATGACCGGAAAATTAACGAAAATCAACGTTTTAAAGTTTCTTATTCTTTAGATGATTATTCTTTAACTAATATTGGCTTGATGTATACCAGAACTTTTAATAAATTTAATGTTTATCTGGCTGCCAATAATTTGTTGGCTTTTCCTAATTTGGCAAAAGCTCATAGTGCTTCGCTGCAATTAGGAATGCAACTTATTTTCAATAATTAG
- a CDS encoding replication-associated recombination protein A has product MSKPLAERLRPQTLEDYLSQQHLIGPKGALRQQIKQGIIPSIIFWGPPGVGKTTLANIIASTSDRPFFTLSAISSGVKDVREVIEKAKKSDGLFTTKNPILFIDEIHRFSKSQQDSLLGAVEKGWVTLIGATTENPSFEVISALLSRCQVYILKPFSKEELVALLERAMREDKIIASKNIKLKETEALLRLSGGDARKLLNIFELLVTSSEGNIEITNELVFERVQQNTVLYDKAGEQHYDIISAFIKSIRGSDPNAAVYWLARMIEGGEDVKFIARRLLILASEDIGNANPTALVIANNTFQAVTTIGFPEARIVLSQCVTYLATSPKSNAAYMAINHAQSTVKKTGNLSVPLSIRNAPTKLMKDIGYGKDYKYAHNHENNFVEAEFLPEELKSTKFYDPGNNPRENAQREFLKKRWKSKYNY; this is encoded by the coding sequence ATGAGTAAACCATTAGCAGAACGATTACGACCACAAACTTTAGAGGACTATTTAAGTCAGCAGCATTTAATTGGTCCTAAGGGAGCCTTGCGGCAACAAATTAAACAGGGAATTATTCCTTCCATTATATTCTGGGGGCCACCAGGTGTTGGTAAAACTACCCTGGCCAATATTATCGCCAGTACCTCAGATAGACCATTTTTTACGCTTAGCGCTATTAGCAGTGGCGTAAAAGATGTACGTGAAGTTATAGAAAAGGCTAAAAAGAGTGATGGTTTATTCACTACTAAAAATCCTATTCTATTTATAGATGAAATTCATAGGTTTAGCAAATCACAGCAAGATTCACTTTTAGGTGCTGTAGAAAAAGGCTGGGTTACTTTAATTGGCGCAACTACTGAAAATCCAAGTTTCGAAGTAATTTCGGCTTTGCTTTCCCGTTGCCAGGTTTATATTCTTAAACCCTTCAGCAAGGAAGAACTGGTTGCACTTTTGGAGAGAGCAATGCGCGAAGATAAAATCATCGCTTCAAAAAATATAAAATTAAAAGAAACCGAAGCCCTTCTTAGGCTAAGTGGTGGCGATGCGCGAAAACTGCTGAATATTTTTGAACTTTTAGTAACTTCTTCTGAAGGAAATATTGAAATAACCAATGAGCTAGTTTTTGAACGTGTTCAGCAGAATACCGTATTATATGATAAAGCCGGGGAGCAACATTATGATATTATTTCGGCATTTATTAAATCTATTCGTGGCAGCGATCCAAACGCTGCTGTTTACTGGCTTGCGAGGATGATTGAAGGTGGTGAAGATGTGAAATTTATTGCCCGACGGTTATTAATTTTAGCCAGCGAAGATATTGGAAACGCCAATCCAACCGCTTTGGTAATTGCAAACAATACTTTTCAGGCAGTTACCACTATTGGTTTCCCCGAAGCTAGAATAGTATTGAGCCAGTGTGTCACCTACCTGGCAACTTCCCCAAAAAGCAATGCGGCATACATGGCGATAAACCATGCACAAAGCACAGTAAAGAAAACAGGAAATCTCTCGGTGCCTCTCTCTATTAGAAATGCACCCACCAAACTAATGAAAGATATTGGATACGGAAAAGACTATAAATATGCTCACAACCACGAAAATAATTTTGTGGAAGCAGAATTTTTACCCGAAGAATTAAAAAGCACTAAATTCTATGATCCAGGAAATAATCCCCGGGAAAATGCGCAAAGGGAATTCCTGAAAAAAAGATGGAAATCCAAGTATAATTATTAA